The genomic stretch aaAGGATCAACCTACATCTTACATTTATTAGCTTTCGTAGAAATTAgactttttaatgtatttttctggGAAAGAAAGCGGGATTCGGGAAACTGATGAAAAACgtgcgggatgcgggattctcCCGAAAAAGAGGCGGGAATGCGGGATCAGGATCCCCATTTCCAGACcctgaataaaagggaaaaGAGGCCTTTGctagcaacctcgtccccagcgcacttttccctggctttggagatGGGGctgaaaagcgccctggggaccaGGTTGCTTTGCTAGCAGGTTACGTCGGCACAGAAATTGAATGCGAATTTTTGTAATCGTTCATCGTTCTGCTGATAATGTTATCCTAAATTACTATACAATATAGTAGAAACTACTCAGTCTAAATTACTCGTTCGCTTAGCAAAAGGTATTTATATGAGGAGAGAGTCTTTCAAAACCCTAAACTACAAACTacagggggggggaggggcttagAACCAGATGTAgttttgtttacaggtaaaTGGGCCTACTTTTTATAACCATGGGGGGTCATAAGCGGAAGTCTTCAGTAATGCTTTTCTATACGACCGCTCCTGAACAATTGTAACTCGAAATTGTTTGGAACTGCTCAAGTTTCTTTATGACCTCTTCCATGTTGGGCCGCATAGTTTGAGCTTCTTCAATACACCACAGTATCAACCCACCAAACTCCCTGTTTGTGACAAGTCTCACTTGCTCTTCACGACTTTCCAAAACTGGAATATTTCCTGTGCACATTTCACAGAAGAGGATGCCAAAGCTGTAAACATCAatctaaacgaaaaaaaaagcatagttcacctttccctgaaaaaaaaaatggacattgCCCTAATCAATCCTACACAGTCCTAAATTCAGTTGTACCTGGACTACCTGTCGTAAAACACCGATTTCTGTTTACCatttagacaaaaaaaaatcaagtaaaGAAAAGCACATGAAATCAAAATTATTCCACAAATTTCTTACGACTTGAAACAACTCCTACCGTTTGTCTGTGCAAAGATGCGGTATTGTGGGGTCTGCAAAGCTTTTAGTTTTCAGTgtcggatccagaccttgagataaggaaGGGCGGTgtccaaaacaatttttttcgggcctcagtttggtctaaaaataaggagggGGTGGGCCCTCCGGGCCCCTCCCCCGGATCCGCCACTggcttttgtttctctttcccATTTTCCTTCTCATACCCTGAGCCTGCGCTTTACTTCCCAATAGGGTCCTTACAAAACTACGACTGCGAGTGGTGACCGTCTCAAACAGAGtaggttttatgagcaaaacaacaactctccGGAACATACTCTTcacgtgcatcactctttttgtaatttctttgccttcCCTGCATAACTACGACGTGAGATGACTAAATTTTGAGTTGATCCAAGAGAGAGTgagctagatcattctctcttggttgaCCTGAGAAAGGGAGCGGTAAGGCGATAAACTTTTTCTATCTTTCGCTCTCCATGAGTTCTCCGTAGAACCGAGTGGATAGAGCGCTCGCCCggtgtttgggaggtcataggttcgaatcctgtcggggACTCGATTCATCTTCACAATAACCCCATCCTCGTGGACTTGGGGACCGTCAGTTGGATCGGAAGAAAAAGCGCGAtgaactgcccctgggtctccgaggatgcaatATCCCATGAAGTTAACGTTAGTTTGAATCGGGGTTCTGTAACAGCAAAAGAAGTATTTTGTAGCTGTTGTTACTGCTTTGACGGCAATAATGCATTCTCCTTTGCCTTTTGTTCACTCTGTTCCTCGAATTTCCCTTAAGAATTAACCCCGCGCTCGCCTCAAAACACATTCTTTAGTTTCCGGGAACAATAAGTAAATTCATTCTGGACATCACAGTCGTGTTTTTCTGTCACTAACAACAAGAAACTAACCTTGACTGTTTGATTATAAGGATTTCCTGCTTCGGGTGCACTGTAAATCATAGCCCCAGCATCTACTGTCATGATCTCTTGCAGAAATTTAACAGTGCCATAATCTCCCAGTTTTCCTCGCCATTGGTCATTTTGTTTCCATAGCAACACATTGGCACTACTAACGTCACGGTGAACAATGGCTTTGGGTTTTCTTTGGTGGAGGTAGTTAAGGGCGTGAGCTACGTCCAAAGAAATGGTAGTGATTTCTTTTCCACATAGCCGACGTTTCCCTAACAATTTCCGCAAGCTTAATTCCATCAACTCCGTAACAAACAAAGGTGATTCTCCTTGAGTTGCACCTATGAACTGTAACAGGCATGGATGACGGCACCTTGAAGCAATGTCCATTTCCCTTTCAAACAGATCACGTTCTCGTGGAGTGAAAGTCAAGCTCTTAAGTGCTTTTACAGCAACCACAAAACCACGATATCTGCCTATAAAAACCTTTCCGTAGCTCCCCTCTCCTAGGAATTTTTCGCTCATAATTTCAATTTCATCTCGAGAAATCAACCATTCACGTGTCGTTAACAGGGACTcacatttgtttaatttttctttagctgTGGAGAGCTCCCTTTGTAGTTCAACATTGTCTTGTTCGCAGTCTCTCAGCTCTTTTTCCAAGTCTGCAAGTTCTTTTAGCTTCAAATGAAAATGTTTCTGGAAGTTAACACCCTCTCTCTCTCCATCACCTCGAAAAATGGTCAGCTGGCTTTGTGAATTTTGTTGTTGCTCATCTTTCTCTCTTACTTGCTCTTCTAGTTCCATCAACTGTCTTTCTATGTTCTGTATATGTTTATCCTTCTCTCTAAGCTCTAGTAAATGTTCCCGGCAACTTTGAGATTCATTCCGTTGTACCACTTAAAAAAAGCACTTtctttgagtgtcaatgtatttagcacggaagtactaattggggacactatttttatgtctcctactggagacatgagaccgccattttacgtggtcatccctcccacgcgaaggtctagccgttaacagggcaaagggagtacctttatttctcagttattttaagatcatCTGGTGAATTATATTAAGGAATggggcactgcaaatttggtgaaGGGTGGTCTGTTTTAGTAGGGATTTTCCCTTTcgcacaaaaattttaaacttaagaTCTACTCCCCATAagcattcatttttcattattactaATGTGTTATCTTTGTCACGTGACTTGCCACACCCGTTTTGGACGTTTTATTTCAATCCAAATTTACACCACTTTttaaactaggagtaatcggagcttaggagagcgcgttcgatatgtttgttgaggcggaagggtggttgcgatgtaaataaatatgattatggcattttttgaacgtaagggttgcgtacagcgaaacctctatttaaactgtgtatcattttaagaacgttttcaaaagatatcgtatggttcggtgtcaagtgcttttaatcggaggagacattggccagcgtcggacgtgtaaatggaacattttgttttactggcgcgagttACAAGGCGCAGtttctcaaaggccgattagttctTAACcagggattctttttctttcttcaaaaacatttcttcggataattttctctgttatttttaacagcatccaatcatcaacttgttgacaaaatgaattacattgaatttactggtttaaaagctttcacttctgaattcaaacttcgcactaaccctgtcaaagccttcaatggaacgtgtgtgcggctcacgtcaataacttttccagtaatttggtcgagcgtgttgatttcagtgactcgagagtggcgctactgtgggctgatttataagtttttcctaataaataacatagagttaaagtgttcgtttgtccggtaccgaaaatatcacaactcatggtcaaatggcgccgccgagattcacatctcggtagatttactttgtggcacaacggctgccgagctacacaactcgtaaatttactttgtgacaaaacggccgccgagctgcacaactcggtaaatttactttgtggcataacggccaactaaacccggtttgatgcatgcaccaggagtcgcagacattttccaaagacagtgacgaaccatgttgaaaaatatgaaggcttaatccaaagtaaaatctaacagcaaactcctgaaagatgaacgctttggacgattcagcaatcacagatcgatgtacgctttacgaagattcagcaaactttttaaaagatgaacgctttacgaagaatatcagaccttagcaaacctttgaaagatgaacgctgaggacacaagaatcaccaaatgagttagcgcgtcaaagtgaggcaaaacttaagcaagcgcctcaaagcgaggcaaatgtgtgtcgacgacgaagACGAACGAGAATGAAATCTCAAGAAAACCCCCCTTATCAATTGCACAGgtcacccaataatgcacagaacacccaacgcaaattaggggttgcgttctcttACCTCGAACGAAATAACTCTTgcaattcaatttattttttgtcaatGACTATTGTCACAGAGTTTTTTTGGAATTAGTCGGAGTTTTCTTAAATTATCTACATTTTGTAAACTATAACGTTTCTTGTTAAGAGGGAGGCTGGGACGAGAGAAAGATATCGAATAATTACGAAGGAATTGACCATTTCACAAATCCCCGATCAATTCCGCTTATTGACAGTAAATGAAACATTATGGAAGGAAAAACGATGGTGTTCACATTCACTACCGTAGTGTAATCTgcaaaagtccaaattttgcataattatggcGTGACTGATCACGTGATCTTAAGAAAATGGAGTTAAGAGtccatttacatttacatttttgaaAAGCTTAAATGCTTCAAAAATGTAAAAGCTTCCTCACCTTTTGGACCTGAGCATTTCTTCAGGGTGGTGACTTTAGTTTTAATCGTTTGGCATAACTTCATTTTCTTGTGAAGAACCAGGCCTAATATGATCAACACTAATAGCATTATGACAGCACGATACACCCACATCTCATCCTGAAACCTCTTTTGCGCTTTAATCTCAGCTGGTGTTGGGTTATGGTCAACTGCAAAATATTAATTAGTAAGAACATGAATTCCTTTTTACAACAACTATCAATGAAAAGACATGTAGCAAATTAAGGCTAAGAAAAAAGTACTCTCACACTTTTATACAAAGTCCTGGCAGCACAAAGCTGCAGTAAAAGCCTAATAgtaaaactgcaaaattacaGAGCAACTGGTAGTTTTTGGAACTGGCTGACGTTCATAACCATTTCCCATCCAAGAGTCCCATATCTTTGGTCTCCTTCCTGAGAGTGGCATATGGCTCTCTTTGGTGTACTCAATTCTAACCAATCAAACAtgcttatttcttttgttttagaaacTCCAGgagcggatccaggattttttttaggagggggtgcacttgCCTCTTGCTCTACTTTAACACCAATAAatcacatagtttttttttttttttttgcagaataccagttgtattagaaaaccgcaggttatctcaggggggggggggggggcgcactccctgcaccctccccctagatccgcccctgaactCTATTGTGCTATGACCAATAGGAATTTTTTCCGTGCGTTTGGGTGATCAGATTCTCTTTCTTCTTTGATTATGAGATAATCAACAAAACAATGTACACGTTTTGGACTGTCTTCtaaaggagacaaaggaaatcgAGAATCAACCAAGGTTAAAAACTTGTTTCcatgggtaggagagaaccctggaaacgaggttcgGTTAAAAACTATTAACCTGAATTAAATTTTGCCTTGTAACAATTACATGGCATGTACAATACCTCTTTCAACAAGCTTAGTCCCAGTAACTGGTTCTTGAGAGTTAATATGTGGAGTAGAGGAAGGGCGTGTACTTGTTGGAAGTTTCCTACAAACAGTGTTTCGTTTTGGTGAACACTCTTCCACCACAAACTCTCCTTTATGGCAGCGATCGCATGGTACACACTGATTATTTAATACAAAGTTTTCCTGAAAAGATAATAACATAAAGACAGTTGCAAAAGAACcacaatttaaaacaaaaaactgcaaatggacaacatgatatcttcacgtgagaaaataacatgttatcttcgcACGTGCTATGGCTACAAAACAAGATAAATCGCACCTTTCGCAGAAAGAAAACGAGATatgtgaaatggtttggtatttcagtGGTGTTTATACATAAGAAATAGAACATTACCAGATACAAAATGTTCTCTCTCGTGTCCAAATATATTTATCATATTACCGTCCAatatagctctcgaccaatcgcAAGGCTGTCCGCTAGCAGTGTCCGGTGGCTCCAATGAACTTTTGCTCCTaagtgactagaaaatcttcgACTTTCTTCATATAAATCATATGCTTTGCACTGTGACCCtagatttcacaggttcagaagTTTGTGCTCTCTGAAAGCACAGCCTTGAATCGGTGCGCAAGAAATCCTCAGTTGTTGTAAATCACTCCTGAGTTCAAACCATTCACtgtattctcggttttcacaaTGACGTCACCAACagtcaaactaagaaactattgattcttctgagtttctactttcataaGGTATTAAACCACCTAAACACTTTTGTTTATACAAATTGCCAGGAAAGCTCTTACGTGGGTTAAAAACGTTACcgacattccttgtctcagaataaatattactttaatcttcaTGAGTTCCTCAAGCAATGAATACAAGCATTTGTAGGAGAACTCAAATtagacagatgtttctgttggtttctggCGGCCAgatttgtgcccctcaaagggacaccaacGTAGCGCTGTCATACAAAGCTATATAAATTTTGGTAAAATTCCTAATACCTAGCATACGACATATCGCAAAGATTCCTTGGCGAGGCTTCTTTTATTTCCCAGgttctagactttctgtattaaatggtctgcatttttatttttgatggcaTGACAGTGAAAATAGAGGATTGACAACATGAACCTTATCACATAAAAGCAGCCTACAGCTACTGTCTTACCTTGCCACAAGCCTTACATACTGCGTCCTTGTATTCTTCACAACGAGATACCAACACTTGGCCCTTTTTCATACACGATGTGCATTTTCTGCATTGAAGTGAATGTGAATCTCGATAATAGTTATTTGAACACTTGCATTGAATATCACTAATTGAAGAGCAATTTTTCACTATTGTTTGCTTCTGATCTCGACAGGATGTTCTACAGTTACGACATGCCGtatctttattttctttggcATTGTATGTGCCTGAACGGCAAGGTGAGCACTGTGTGTCATTAGCTAATGTCTGGCATTCTTTGCTCATAAAGTGGCCTACAGGACAAAGATTGCAGCAAAGTCCAGGAACTGATGAACGAAACTGTCCTGTAGGACAGCTCAGTCCACACACCAGGCCACACGCCACAAAAGACTGAAACAGAGACAAAGAAgtacattagagacctttagattctaagacgagtacgactacaaGTACGAcatttctcaatactaagtagtgctcgacAGTGAACCAGCGtccttttggcgggaaaacgtggtagccgttat from Porites lutea chromosome 1, jaPorLute2.1, whole genome shotgun sequence encodes the following:
- the LOC140943704 gene encoding uncharacterized protein, which encodes MRITIWVIPLSFVACGLVCGLSCPTGQFRSSVPGLCCNLCPVGHFMSKECQTLANDTQCSPCRSGTYNAKENKDTACRNCRTSCRDQKQTIVKNCSSISDIQCKCSNNYYRDSHSLQCRKCTSCMKKGQVLVSRCEEYKDAVCKACGKENFVLNNQCVPCDRCHKGEFVVEECSPKRNTVCRKLPTSTRPSSTPHINSQEPVTGTKLVERVDHNPTPAEIKAQKRFQDEMWVYRAVIMLLVLIILGLVLHKKMKLCQTIKTKVTTLKKCSGPKVVQRNESQSCREHLLELREKDKHIQNIERQLMELEEQVREKDEQQQNSQSQLTIFRGDGEREGVNFQKHFHLKLKELADLEKELRDCEQDNVELQRELSTAKEKLNKCESLLTTREWLISRDEIEIMSEKFLGEGSYGKVFIGRYRGFVVAVKALKSLTFTPRERDLFEREMDIASRCRHPCLLQFIGATQGESPLFVTELMELSLRKLLGKRRLCGKEITTISLDVAHALNYLHQRKPKAIVHRDVSSANVLLWKQNDQWRGKLGDYGTVKFLQEIMTVDAGAMIYSAPEAGNPYNQTVKIDVYSFGILFCEMCTGNIPVLESREEQVRLVTNREFGGLILWCIEEAQTMRPNMEEVIKKLEQFQTISSYNCSGAVV